GCATTCATTTAAGGAGCAGCCGGCCACAGCAGTCTGGCTCCAGAGGTGACCCCGAGTGCTCCTGCATGGTCCTTAGTGGAGGCCAGCTCTGGTTAATAGCGTGCATGGTTTCCACCAAAGCACCAAACTGGAATAACAATGATGCAGCACTATACCTAACTGTGCCAACGCAGTAAAAGGTAAATGTTTCATGACTGGTCTACTGGAAAAGTAAAACTCTCAGTTCTGCACTGCAGAAATTGTTTAACATTTTGTGGAAAATGCTAAGTAGCTTCTTGCCCAGAGTGAAATGAGACGATTAATATCACACTCACGTCTGTATTGTAAATATGAGGTTActgccagcagccggttagcttaacttagcttagcataaacactggagACAGGGGGAaccagctagcctggctttgtcaTTATGTAATAAAACTCGCTTCCCAGCACCTCTCTCACAtaaactcacacaaacaaacacagtagtCTGCATAAAACCATAGATTGTATAGAAAGAGGGTGTTCATTATTACCCATTGACTGTATTAAACATGGATGCAGTGTCCATGACGTCACACATAGGTTTCTGAAGTGAAAGTCTCTGGCTGTCGCCATTTTGGCAGTGGCTGACTCTGGCAAATCCATAAATGGGGAAAGAGGTGGAGCATGTGTGAAGATTACAGACAACTAGCGGCGAGTCACCTGGGCACCCACTTGTCACTCAAAGCAACAACCACGCCCTTAAATATACATAATTTTAAGCCTTAACATAATTTATACAGGTGAGTTATATAAAAATTCACCCCTGTACAGTTGTTATGAACAGGAAAATTATATTAGCTTTAGAGTCCAAAGATGTCTTTTTATATGAGGTTGTGAACATGTtaatttctgctgtaaagttaggcattttaacatggggtcTATGGGGATTGACTCGCTTTTGGAGCCAGACTGAAATGGCCATTCGaagaactgcagtttttggcactAGAGGTTGCCACTTgatacacacatgcactaaACCAGCCACAGTCCTGATTAGTCCCACTTATCTCTTATCCGCTTATCTAGAAAAGTAGCTAGTGCAGAATAAAGGGATCAAGGGCACTTATAAAGTCTGAGCCTTTACAAATATGTCCAAACCATTTAAAGAAAAGATTTATTGAGTGATAGCGGCTATGCTTTTGGGAAACCTAATTTAGAGACTTGTATCTGTAAAACTTGCACATATGGTTTAATAATTATATGATGATTTGTTGTTTCACCTAATAGTTGGAGTAGtcaaaaatatatatgcagTTCAAAAAACTGCAATGATTTAAACTTTCAAAGTGAGCTTTTCCACATGGGACCCTGCTTCTAGTAGTATTGGTTGTTACtgtttaatgatgatgatacaCTGGTTGCATCATCGGAGTTCATTCATACTTCTGAGTTTCTTAATTTGTTGGTCTTGATATGTGGGGTTTACCTCCTCGTTATTTCAGTAAGGCTGCTAATGATATAGTCATTTTAAATAAGCCTTAACAACACCAACAATGACtcttttgtgtcattttacTGCAAAATGTTTGCAGTTAGCTCAGTGAAGGCTTAGAAAAGGTTTCCTCTTAGAAAGTACTGCATGGTTATCTCAATGAGAAAAGTTCTTAATCAGTGTGATTCATTTTGATGCACGGAGGGGAAATTGGGGGAGATGATGAAACCAGGCCTTCTTTTCTGGCAGGAGGTTGGTGTTACTTCTGTAAATTGCTTGGGttagaatgtttttttaattatagaGTAAAGGAACAAATTAAATAGGAACTTTTAAAACACCCTCTGCATTAGTAATCCAGAGTAGATATACTGACTTTAATATAGCTGTCGTGTCACTGTAGATGCACAAAATCATGACAAAGCGTCTGATACACAAACATGTACtgaataaaaatgtctgtgcactGATGCTGCATTTACTGTAAGGCATGAAGGTTGCTAATGTGATTTTAAAACTTGCTTAGAGGCACCACTTTTATACAGACCTATGAAGAGCGAGTGTATGATTAAAAAAGAAGGATGTGCCATTGCTTGTCTCTGTGTCCACCATGTCTCTCAGATAAATAGAGAAATAACCAAAACGCCAATTACattcactttttcttttaaacagtaCAGTGAAATAGTGACATCATGTTTAAATCCAACATGAGTCTATATTAGCTTCACTGAATTCATTTCAGCACATCTGTCTGCTGAGGCCGTCTCACAGTGCTTTGGGGTCCTCAGGGTTGAATTAACCACTAGGGGGCCCCAGTGCATTAATGAGTCGTGGGGCTCTTATTCAGGTCCCCCCACATCCCATTTCAAATTTGTTTGTGATCATTTGATTACATTCGAATTTATTGAGTAAAATAAATGGTGTAAGCATAATATTATCTGAAATATTGCTGGTATTTTGACTAGATTTTGACACTGGGCCCCTCTAGAAGACAGGACAGCAGGTAAAATTAAAGAGCCACCTTTCAAGTCATTATCAGtcagtttatattgtatattagtGGCGTATATTACCAAACATATTTGGTAAATATAAAGAAATCtgaacaccccccccccacccaccaccaccaccaccaccaccacgaccaaaatgtgtgtgtgtgtgtgtgtgtgtgtgtgtgtgtgtgttcagatttcTGTCCTATTTAGGAAGGGTGAGATTATGCAGAACGTTGTGGCTCCACCTACAGGCTCAGCAGAGTAATGCTTCTTGACAATCAGTCTCCAAACTCCAAAAGtttaaatgaacattttaaattcattaaatttatctgttaataattaatgtaataGCCAGTCATAGTTGCGGTTTTTTGTAAGTCAGGTGGGAACTTTCAACAAACTGGGAACTATTATCGTTTGACATGTGCGTTGTACCCGGACATGTGAGCGGGTGCACAGATGCCCAGAATCTGTTTCGGCACGCCATTGTGGAAAATAGTTACTTTCACGTTACTGACTCCTCACTCCGAGCTCGCTTTCCTATTTGAGTTATCCTGAGTAAAGCAACAAAACTGACGCACGATGGCTACGGACTCCTGGGCCCAAGCGGTGGACGAGCAAGAAGCCGCGGCGGAATCGGTAAACCTCAACTCACGCAACACGAGCTAACGTGTTGTTAGCTTGTTTAGAGGATGCTTTGGCCTGTTCTGGTACAGTGTAAACGGAAAGTAGGTGCCCGGCCTGATTTCCTACGGTTGAAATTACCCAACGACAGCGCCGACGGTGAATAATTTGGCTCCTGCGGACAGTCTGTCTTAGTAACGCTCATATCAACTTAAAAACGAAACTATCGGGTGGCCTCTGTTTGCTAcgagagctaagttaactagcCTGAGCTGAGATGCTGCGTGCTCAGTGAGTAACTAGCTTtagcagctaacgttagctggccaGCAAGAAACTGATGCAAGAGGCTCTAAAATAACTCCAGAAGGAGTCGTGATTCAGCCCCAGTTTGTACCTCTCACGTTATATCACGAGATGCTCCGGGGCTAgtgaaattatattattttatcgGACAAACAACTGTAAACTTTATATTCCTTCTTGCAGATCGGTAACCTTCAAATAAGAGAGAAACCAGAGGAAAATGGTAAGCGTGCAAAGCAGCATTATGTGTTAGATAGCCATTCATTCCTAAAATGTTTTGGATGTAAATATAAGTAGCTTatagttttaaatgttgcaGGCACGACTGCAGACGCGACAGACTCCAGCAGTGCAGCTGCAAGTACGGAAGTCCAGGGAGAACAGGACAAGACCACAGAAGACGACGACAAAGGTAACTTAAGGcagtttattatttacataGCCTAAATATATTTCATTGAGATGTTTGGTTGTCTCCTGAGTTGTAACAGTCATTGTTTGTTCAGACGACAAAGCGGCGCAGTCATTATTGAACAAGCTGATCCGGAATAATCTCGTCAATAACACGAATCAAGTGGAAGTTCTTCAGAGGGATCCCAACTCCCCGCTCTACTCAGTCAAGTCCTTTGAGGAGTTGCGACTGTAAGTGAATCTTCTGTCTGTCCCTTTATCTTGTTGACTTGTAATATTTGGGGGCATCagatattaattattaatccGTTCTCAATCATGCTTAGTGTTAGTTTATGATGTCTCAAAGATATTTTGGAGCTAAAATGTTCCCACCAAGACTTTAATCCTACCTGCTCCAGGAGTGTTCTTCCTGTTTGTCCTTTTATTGGTAGAGCTGAAAAATGCATTTGCCAATAAAGCGATGAGATGCTCTGTAAAACACTTTGCTGAAGACATGgctctgtctttttgttttttcccccctgtgtGCAGAAAACCACAATTGCTTCAGGGCGTGTACGGCATGGGTTTTAATCGGCCATCCAAAATCCAGGAGACTGCCTTACCTATGATGCTGGCCGAACCGTGAGTATACTATGCACTGTACATAAGTGTTGCAGAGTCCTTCAGCAATCTAAGTCTGCTTTTCTTCTAGTCCACAGAATCTGATTGCCCAGTCACAGTCAGGAACAGGGAAAACAGCTGCCTTTGTCCTGGCCATGCTCAGTCATGTAGATCCCAACAACAAATATCCCCAGGTTTGTCTGCACTTCCCTCGCTCTTCTAGAAGAACTCAAATTGAAATGAGTTTCAAAATGTGTGACATTAAATCCTTCTTAAATCCCTTTTTTGTCCATTTCTCTAtcagtgcctgtgtgtgtcacCCACCTATGAACTGGCACTGCAGACGGGAAAGGTAATCGAGCAGATGGGCAAACACTATCCTGAAGTCAGACTAGTCTACGCCATCAGAGGGAATAAATGTAAGGCTTCTCTGCTCTCTTCAATGCTGCATGTACAGCGTAATGGataaagaagatattttaaaatacaaattcgTCTGGTGTTTGACGTGTTTGTTTCTTGTAATCGTTCCAGTGCAGCGGGGCATGAAGCTGCAGGAACAGATAGTTATTGGCACACCTGGTACCATGCTGGACTGGTGCAGTAAATTCAAGTTCATAGACCCCAAGAAGATCAAGGTGTTTGTGCTGGACGAGGCCGACGTCATGATCGCCACACAGGGTCACCAGGACCAGAGCATCCGCATCCAGAGGTCAGAATAAACACTGAAGAGgaataattttatttgtgttctTATTTGGCTTTTTTAACTGCAAGTCTAAAATTTTAAGTTATTATTTACTTAGCACATACTAAATTAAAAGTAACTGTGTGAAAAGGCTACGCACAAAAATTATCTATCATTTGTCGTGTGAATTGGATTTTCTCAAGCTAAGTTTCTGGGATACACATATCCAAATGTTGACCTGTGCTGACCCTTCACTCCTGTCTCCTCTGCCGCACAGGATGCTGCCTAAAAACTGCCAGATGTTGCTGTTCTCGGCCACCTTTGAGGAGACTGTGTGGAACTTCGCCCAGCGCATTGTGCCTGACCCCAACATCATCAAGttgaagagagaggaggagacgcTGGATACCATCAAGCAGTACTATGTGTTGTGCAACAGCAGGGAGGAGAAGTTCCAAGCCCTCTGTAACATCTACGGAGCCATCACCATCGCCCAGGCTATGatcttctgccatgtgagttcATTCAGTTCGTGTTTACACACatgatttacaataaaaatgagGATTCTCACTTGGACCCACAAGTTTTTAGAggaataaagaaatacaaattcCTTTACGTTTGTCTGCTGTCACAAAGTTCTTTACAAgagtaaaatattatataatattatatttataaaagaCTATCAGAAAAAAGGGAAGTGAGATTTACTCACTGCAGAACCTCGACGAGACAAAGGCTAGCTCAAATAAGAACCTTCAGCTTTGTTTAAAAGGCATCAACAAAGACCACAGAACTTAAGTCTAAGGGAAGAGTCTTCCACAGTGTCGGAGCCGCCACTTCAAACGCAAGATCACCTTTTGTTAGTCGATCATGAGGAACGACCAGTAAGCCTTGGTTAGAAGATCTAAGTTGACCCAGTGGTGATATAGGGGTGAAGCAGGTCGGAGATGTACCCGGGTGCCTGACCATGCAGGGCTATATCTGCAAAAATGAGAACCTTAAAGGGAATCCTGAACCTAATGGGGAGCCAATGTAACGATGACAAGATGGGTGTAATGTAATTTGTCGTACTAGTCCTGGTCAACAGCCTTGCAGCAGCGTTCTGGACTATTTGTAGCCAGTCCAGGGATGAATTGTTGAGGCAGGTGAAAATTGAGTTGTAGTAGTCTAACTGGTATTAGTTTCTGGATTGGTCTGCAGTTTATTGCACCAATGCTTTCAGCACAGGGCTGTCATCAGGGTGTGTTAACAGCCTAACTCTTCCAGTAAATCGGCTAGTGTTGCCAAGTATCACATCAGTTTGCTGCCAAAGTATTGACAGCactttcctgtgtgtgtgatccAGACGAGGAAGACTGCAGGCTGGCTGGCAGGAGAGCTGTCCAGAGAGGGCCACCAGGTGGCGCTGCTCAGTGGGGAGATGCAGGTGGAGCAGAGGGCCGCTGTCATCGACCGCTTCAGAGACGGCAAGGAGAAGGTCCTGGTCACCACAAATGTTTGTGCTCGAGGTAAGGACAGAATCAACATCATGTCATCATATAACTTTCTGTTTAACTGTTACATGTCTCCATATTTAATAAAAGCTTTGCACTTGAGctctttaaaaataatgaaatatgtaCTTGTCatgtacattgtttttcttgtaatacttttataaatatatatcctTCTTCCCACTTGCCTCACACATTCAGGCATCGATGTTGAGCAGGTTTCTGTGGTGATCAACTTTGACCTGCCAGTAGACAAGGATGGTAACCCGGACAACGAGACATACCTGCACAGGATTGGCCGCACGGGTCGATTCGGCAAAAGGGGACTGGCCATCAACATGGTGGACAGCAGGATGAGCATGAACATCCTCAACAGGATTCAGGAGCATTTCAGTACGTCTGACAGTCACTCtcttatacacacaaacagtaggATCAAGTTGACGAGGTACATTCACACGTCTGTTTTTAGTGGAGTGTGAATATGTTTCGCTtcagttgtttaaaaaaaacattaagttaATTCAGGAAGATGGTGGCTTTCAGCTGTATGTAAACCCTCTAAATGAACCCCCACTATGTCCTGTGGTTTCTCTTTCTACAGGTAAGAAAATTGAAAAACTAGACACAGATGATCTGGATGAAATTGAGAAAATCGCCAGCTAAAGAGAACGCTGTTTATCGCATGAAGGGCGCAGACCCAACTTCCCTTCCCCTCTTCGCTCTCCAAGGACTGTACGCTCCTTCAGTGTTTTATGCTTTTAGCCGTCggagaaaagaacaaaaccacaaacacagcATATGTTTACACGTGGATATGTCTCCTCTCAGACGAGTGTTTTGTAAGTCTCTGGAACATACCCTATTTCACTCTTTGTACCTCTTTGAATAAAGTCTCTGAGTTTATCGCTGTGTGTCGTGATGCTGCACAAGCAACCACAGTCGACTCTGTTTTACCAAACACATggattttaaaaacactttttggTGTTTCGATACAAGTTATTCTGTAAAGAGATTTACAAAAAACCCTAATAGGAAAAATAACCCTTTTATGAGCCacaaagtttattattttaaaaagaacacaATATAATTGAATGTATCATGTTAACTATTACAGCATTTATTGTGCTCTGTATTGACCAAAACTCGGTACAAAGGGTGAAGTTGGGTATGCTGCCCCGAGCTGTAGTTTAATCATTAAGATTATGTTATTGAGATGGTGATGGTTGGGTTTCAAGGGTCTATGCAAACTTAATAACCTGTGATAGCTATTATCAAATACTATCAACCTGTATTCACGTGACAGAAATTAATCCTGAATTAACCTCAGCTTTAGCATCAGGGCGTGTAGTCAAATGCCAAAAAAGGCTGCCTAGAGTGACAATACACTAACTCCAAGTCatggacatttaaaatttttctgtTTAGCCTACAGCCATCGGCCAACCACACATCTCACGCATATTGTTCATATCATTTTAAAAGCAATTGCGGCCATTATCAGGACAGACTTGGCGCCACTGCTGAGCATTAATCATTGGTGTTCTTTTTCCTTCATCTGTCTCATAAAACCTCATTTTAACACAATGTGGCCATTAAGGTCTGATGTTGATCAGTTTCCCTTTGTGTCTCACTGTCCCACACAATCTTTTCAATCAGGGTCTCCAGTTTGACTTAAGCTCAGCTACATTCTTCACCCAGACTGTGCTGCTGTTAAGgattgtgagaaaaaaaaaatgccttcCTCAAGtgcattatatatacatatgatTTTGTTATTGATATTCTAAGACATTGGGCTTGATATTCTGGCTAACACTTGAAATTTTGACTATATATTGAATTATGGACATCTTCAGGATGTGTGAATTATGTTCTTGAAACCAAATGCTGAATTGACTTGAGGACCTATGCCAATCAGATTCACTGTGTTGCTTCAACACAGTCGCACGGACAGAAAACATGTACttgtgtacatttaaaaaaaaaaaaaaaaaaaaaaaaaattagatcaAAAGAAATAGTGTTACTGAATTATTGACAATTACTGTCACTTCTAAGAAGTGCAAGAACATTCCTCATGAGGTTCAATTTTGACAGATGCAGCACTTCGAATACGGTGAGCCTAAATCAGTTAACCCTGCATCAGTGGGTGACTGTACGAAATTACGGAACTGGTGTGATGTCTGGTGTATTTGATGAATGCGCTGGAACATTAAGGGCAGTGATTGGTCAGACTGAACCTTGTACAAACCTCATCTGGCTCCCACCGGCACTGTGAAGACTGCTGGTGGTAGTCCGGTT
Above is a genomic segment from Micropterus dolomieu isolate WLL.071019.BEF.003 ecotype Adirondacks linkage group LG18, ASM2129224v1, whole genome shotgun sequence containing:
- the LOC123987216 gene encoding ATP-dependent RNA helicase DDX19B isoform X2; translated protein: MATDSWAQAVDEQEAAAESIGNLQIREKPEENGTTADATDSSSAAASTEVQGEQDKTTEDDDKDDKAAQSLLNKLIRNNLVNNTNQVEVLQRDPNSPLYSVKSFEELRLKPQLLQGVYGMGFNRPSKIQETALPMMLAEPPQNLIAQSQSGTGKTAAFVLAMLSHVDPNNKYPQCLCVSPTYELALQTGKVIEQMGKHYPEVRLVYAIRGNKLQRGMKLQEQIVIGTPGTMLDWCSKFKFIDPKKIKVFVLDEADVMIATQGHQDQSIRIQRMLPKNCQMLLFSATFEETVWNFAQRIVPDPNIIKLKREEETLDTIKQYYVLCNSREEKFQALCNIYGAITIAQAMIFCHTRKTAGWLAGELSREGHQVALLSGEMQVEQRAAVIDRFRDGKEKVLVTTNVCARGIDVEQVSVVINFDLPVDKDGNPDNETYLHRIGRTGRFGKRGLAINMVDSRMSMNILNRIQEHFSKKIEKLDTDDLDEIEKIAS
- the LOC123987216 gene encoding ATP-dependent RNA helicase DDX19B isoform X1, producing MATDSWAQAVDEQEAAAESIGNLQIREKPEENVLNVAGTTADATDSSSAAASTEVQGEQDKTTEDDDKDDKAAQSLLNKLIRNNLVNNTNQVEVLQRDPNSPLYSVKSFEELRLKPQLLQGVYGMGFNRPSKIQETALPMMLAEPPQNLIAQSQSGTGKTAAFVLAMLSHVDPNNKYPQCLCVSPTYELALQTGKVIEQMGKHYPEVRLVYAIRGNKLQRGMKLQEQIVIGTPGTMLDWCSKFKFIDPKKIKVFVLDEADVMIATQGHQDQSIRIQRMLPKNCQMLLFSATFEETVWNFAQRIVPDPNIIKLKREEETLDTIKQYYVLCNSREEKFQALCNIYGAITIAQAMIFCHTRKTAGWLAGELSREGHQVALLSGEMQVEQRAAVIDRFRDGKEKVLVTTNVCARGIDVEQVSVVINFDLPVDKDGNPDNETYLHRIGRTGRFGKRGLAINMVDSRMSMNILNRIQEHFSKKIEKLDTDDLDEIEKIAS